A single region of the Microlunatus panaciterrae genome encodes:
- a CDS encoding sigma-70 family RNA polymerase sigma factor, which translates to MSDDELAAGFAAGVDACLAESYRRFAPLVHTLALRTLMNVSDAEDVTQQVFVSAWRGRGSYDPERGPLRAWLVGVTRHRIADRQAQRAREARLVDAVEGVLVEPPVHPQTDEATDRVVLVDELHRLGDPRRTIFQLVFYEDHTYQQVADRLNLPLGTVKSHVRRGLLQMRSRLKEVTGEAL; encoded by the coding sequence TTGTCCGATGATGAGCTGGCCGCCGGCTTCGCCGCCGGTGTGGACGCGTGTCTGGCCGAGAGCTACCGCCGGTTCGCCCCCCTGGTGCACACACTGGCGTTGCGTACGCTGATGAACGTCAGCGACGCCGAGGACGTCACCCAGCAGGTATTCGTGTCGGCCTGGCGTGGCCGCGGGTCCTACGACCCCGAGCGCGGTCCGCTGCGGGCCTGGCTGGTGGGAGTGACCCGGCACCGCATCGCGGACCGCCAGGCGCAGCGGGCCCGCGAAGCAAGGCTGGTCGACGCCGTGGAGGGCGTCCTGGTCGAACCTCCGGTGCACCCGCAGACCGACGAGGCGACCGACCGGGTCGTGCTCGTCGACGAGCTGCACCGGCTGGGCGACCCCCGCCGGACAATCTTTCAGCTCGTCTTCTACGAAGACCATACGTACCAGCAGGTTGCTGACCGCTTGAATCTGCCGCTGGGTACGGTCAAGAGCCATGTCCGACGAGGACTGCTGCAGATGCGATCGCGGCTCAAGGAGGTGACCGGTGAGGCACTGTGA
- a CDS encoding sortase domain-bontaining protein: MTERALRDGRQLALLLLPLSVLALVLGLSLLHQSLLRQGRSVAGDSALVGVAGPPTPAAARPSPAWRPPLRTAAAAPSAGRPAVPSRLRIPSIGLDVDVTPVGVSADGQLSLPERPDRVGWYRYGPRPGSDQGSAVLAGHLDSRRYGIGPLAAVGRIDAGDVVLVTTGRKTLRFGVEEVLRVPKRTLDLDRLFTREGRPLLRIVTCGGAYDPDRGGYQDNVIVTARPR, translated from the coding sequence GTGACTGAACGCGCGCTGAGGGACGGCCGCCAGCTGGCGCTCCTGCTGCTCCCCCTCTCCGTTCTTGCCCTGGTGCTGGGCCTGTCCCTGCTGCACCAGTCCCTGCTGCGCCAGGGCAGGAGCGTCGCCGGGGACTCCGCGCTGGTCGGCGTCGCGGGCCCCCCGACCCCGGCTGCGGCCCGGCCCTCCCCGGCGTGGAGGCCCCCGCTGCGGACCGCGGCTGCGGCCCCGAGCGCCGGCAGGCCTGCCGTCCCTTCCCGGCTGCGGATCCCGAGCATCGGCTTGGATGTGGACGTGACGCCGGTGGGCGTCAGTGCGGACGGCCAGCTGAGCCTGCCGGAGCGTCCCGATCGGGTCGGCTGGTACCGCTACGGCCCACGGCCCGGGTCGGACCAGGGATCGGCTGTGCTGGCCGGGCACCTGGACAGCCGCCGGTACGGGATCGGCCCGCTGGCGGCCGTCGGCCGGATCGACGCAGGCGACGTCGTGCTGGTGACGACCGGCAGGAAGACGCTGAGATTCGGAGTCGAGGAGGTGCTGCGGGTGCCCAAACGAACCCTGGACCTCGACCGGCTGTTCACTCGCGAGGGCCGACCGTTGCTGCGGATCGTCACCTGCGGGGGTGCCTACGACCCCGACCGAGGTGGCTACCAGGACAACGTCATCGTCACCGCCCGGCCCCGGTGA
- a CDS encoding DUF4397 domain-containing protein, producing the protein MNKLARVVSVLSAALAVGAAGLALTTPAHAEDTATVSVLHAVPGATVDVYANGKALLTDFKPGTLTDPQQLPPGSYDLKVVAAGDGADGKAVTEADDVTVPAGANITVVAHLTAKGTPTLTPFVNDVSTLPAGKARITVRHTAAAPAVDVRAGGSPVFKGLTNAKEATADLAAGTVKADVVLAGTETVAIGPAEVKLAEGTNTVVYAWGSAADKNLAFAVQTISGLHGNPNGVPGGTGGQFAQAETQRSTIAAGLVLVGLMGVVVATRRLARVRVSTRR; encoded by the coding sequence ATGAACAAGCTCGCTCGTGTGGTCAGCGTCCTGTCCGCGGCGCTGGCCGTCGGGGCGGCAGGTCTCGCTCTGACCACGCCGGCCCATGCCGAGGACACGGCGACGGTCTCGGTGCTGCATGCAGTTCCGGGAGCCACGGTCGACGTGTACGCCAACGGCAAGGCTCTGCTGACCGACTTCAAGCCCGGTACGTTGACCGATCCCCAGCAGCTGCCGCCCGGCAGCTATGACCTGAAGGTGGTCGCGGCCGGCGACGGAGCCGATGGCAAGGCGGTGACCGAGGCCGACGACGTCACGGTGCCGGCCGGAGCCAACATCACCGTGGTTGCGCACCTGACCGCCAAGGGAACGCCGACCTTGACGCCATTCGTCAATGACGTGTCCACGCTCCCCGCTGGGAAGGCCCGAATCACGGTCCGGCACACCGCGGCGGCACCCGCCGTGGACGTCCGTGCCGGTGGTTCACCGGTGTTCAAGGGTCTGACCAACGCGAAGGAGGCCACGGCTGACCTCGCTGCCGGCACCGTCAAGGCCGATGTGGTGCTGGCCGGCACGGAGACCGTGGCCATCGGCCCAGCCGAGGTGAAGCTGGCCGAGGGCACCAACACCGTCGTGTATGCCTGGGGCAGCGCCGCCGACAAGAACCTGGCCTTCGCGGTGCAGACGATCAGCGGTCTGCACGGCAACCCGAACGGGGTGCCCGGCGGCACCGGCGGCCAGTTCGCGCAGGCCGAGACCCAGCGTTCGACCATCGCGGCGGGGCTCGTGCTGGTCGGCCTGATGGGTGTCGTCGTGGCGACGCGTCGGCTCGCTCGGGTGCGGGTGTCGACCCGGCGGTGA
- a CDS encoding anhydro-N-acetylmuramic acid kinase translates to MSAEPKLRVIGLMSGTSYDAIDAGVIDLSWDGDTVVLEPLGLSSHRYPEQLRAELAAVQPPQPATMEAVCRLDTLIGREFARAAAAALNGLAGGRADLVASHGQTVFHWVQGADVLGTLQIGQAAWIAEATALPVVSDFRARDVAAGGQGAPLVSLLDVLWLRSRPGNPVALNLGGIANITTGVTTDTPIAFDTGPANALLDAAITHFSDGREWVDVDGARAARGSVQPELLRLLLDDPYYRRPAPKSTGREHFHLPYLLHLLAVDGEVALDDLLATLTELTAATVADAVVEHGGTEVIASGGGTRNPTLMRRLAARLGGGVPVRLSDELGLPSEAKEAYAFALLGFLTLNGLPGTVPSCTGARRASVLGSITPGGRPLVLPPRPSAPPRALRIEQPPSGVLSR, encoded by the coding sequence ATGAGCGCCGAACCGAAGCTGCGGGTGATCGGGTTGATGTCCGGCACCTCCTACGACGCGATCGACGCCGGCGTCATCGACCTGAGCTGGGACGGTGACACCGTCGTCCTGGAGCCGCTGGGCCTGAGCAGCCACCGCTATCCCGAGCAGCTGCGAGCCGAGCTGGCTGCGGTCCAGCCACCGCAGCCGGCCACCATGGAGGCGGTCTGTCGGCTGGACACCCTGATCGGCCGCGAGTTCGCCCGGGCGGCTGCGGCCGCCCTCAACGGGCTCGCTGGGGGCCGGGCCGACCTGGTCGCCTCGCACGGCCAGACCGTGTTCCATTGGGTCCAGGGCGCCGACGTCCTGGGCACTCTGCAGATCGGGCAGGCCGCCTGGATCGCGGAGGCGACGGCGCTGCCGGTCGTGTCGGACTTCCGGGCCCGGGACGTGGCGGCCGGCGGCCAGGGTGCGCCGCTGGTCAGCCTGCTGGATGTGCTCTGGCTCCGGTCCCGGCCGGGAAATCCGGTGGCACTCAACCTCGGCGGCATCGCCAACATCACCACCGGGGTGACCACCGATACTCCGATCGCGTTCGACACCGGCCCGGCGAACGCGCTGCTGGATGCCGCGATCACCCACTTCAGCGATGGGCGAGAGTGGGTCGACGTCGACGGTGCCCGGGCAGCGCGGGGTAGCGTGCAGCCGGAGCTGCTGCGGCTACTGCTGGACGATCCGTACTATCGGCGCCCGGCGCCGAAGTCGACCGGCCGAGAGCACTTCCATCTGCCCTACCTGCTGCACCTGCTGGCCGTGGACGGTGAAGTCGCCCTGGATGACCTGCTGGCGACGTTGACCGAGCTGACCGCGGCCACGGTCGCGGACGCGGTGGTCGAGCACGGCGGTACCGAGGTGATCGCCTCCGGTGGCGGCACCAGGAACCCGACCCTGATGCGACGGCTGGCGGCCCGGCTCGGGGGCGGCGTCCCGGTCCGGCTCTCCGACGAGCTGGGGCTGCCCTCGGAGGCGAAGGAGGCCTATGCCTTCGCCTTGCTGGGCTTCCTCACCCTCAACGGCCTTCCCGGCACCGTGCCCAGCTGCACCGGGGCCCGTCGGGCCAGCGTGCTGGGCTCGATCACCCCCGGCGGCCGGCCGTTGGTGCTGCCGCCGCGTCCGAGCGCGCCACCGCGGGCGCTGCGGATCGAGCAGCCTCCGTCTGGTGTGCTCAGCCGCTGA
- a CDS encoding alpha-E domain-containing protein — MLSRIAESLFWIGRYCERAEDTARLLQVHLRLLVEDTSLIESTVCADLLSLMGVDHVAQPTQEDVLRVLGYDGSEPNSIVASWRAARDNARRAREVIPLELWECINTTWHQLPSGRFGPGRSHSFLDWARERSALFTGIARGTMVRDEGWQFLLLGRSLEQANMTARVVAAAASTRGGSTWPTTLRSCGAHDAFLRTYRGFQADREAAEFLILDSRFPRSVMHGLVAATHCLETVTRANASFASESAEALRALGALRAHLQYSALDDLLIGLDGEMMAVQQTCGRVTSTITNTFFAAQSPRAWITEGAW, encoded by the coding sequence ATGCTGAGCAGGATCGCCGAGTCTTTGTTCTGGATCGGTCGCTACTGCGAGCGGGCCGAAGACACCGCCCGGCTGCTTCAGGTGCACCTCCGCCTGCTGGTGGAGGACACCAGTCTGATCGAGTCGACGGTCTGTGCCGACCTGCTGTCGCTGATGGGCGTTGATCATGTCGCGCAGCCGACCCAAGAGGATGTGCTGCGGGTGTTGGGCTACGACGGCAGCGAGCCCAACTCGATCGTGGCCTCCTGGCGGGCGGCCCGTGACAATGCGCGACGCGCCCGCGAGGTGATCCCCCTCGAGCTCTGGGAGTGCATCAACACGACCTGGCATCAGCTGCCGTCGGGCCGCTTCGGACCCGGTCGCAGCCACAGCTTCCTGGACTGGGCCAGGGAGCGGAGTGCCCTGTTCACCGGCATCGCCCGCGGCACCATGGTCCGTGACGAGGGATGGCAGTTCCTGCTGCTGGGGCGCAGCCTGGAGCAGGCCAACATGACCGCGAGGGTGGTAGCCGCGGCAGCATCCACCCGGGGTGGGTCCACCTGGCCGACGACCCTGCGCAGCTGTGGTGCGCACGACGCGTTCCTGCGCACCTACCGGGGTTTCCAGGCGGACCGCGAGGCGGCCGAGTTCCTGATCTTGGACTCGCGGTTCCCACGGTCGGTCATGCACGGGCTGGTGGCCGCCACGCACTGCCTCGAGACGGTGACCAGGGCGAACGCCTCGTTCGCCTCCGAGTCGGCCGAGGCGCTCCGCGCACTGGGTGCGCTGCGGGCGCATCTGCAGTACTCGGCGTTGGACGACCTGCTGATCGGGCTGGATGGGGAGATGATGGCGGTGCAGCAGACCTGCGGCCGGGTCACCTCGACGATCACCAACACCTTCTTCGCCGCTCAGAGTCCGAGGGCCTGGATCACCGAAGGAGCGTGGTGA
- a CDS encoding transglutaminase family protein produces the protein MRLSIDHTTGFSYSSPVASSYNEARMVPTTSQNQTVWSSRISIDPTPWSFSYLDYWGTRVTAFELHQPHQRLTVQAESVVETRGDGSPWDEQRLVAEDDLGWSALRDPGVIASMTEFLTITDRTAPPEELAQLTRDVVAGQPPRLAALDVCRLIADRLSYQKGATAVTSTAREVWEGGRGVCQDFSHVTLGALRAVGVPARYVSGYLYPGSGEPNHKIIGESHSWVEWWCGSWAAFDPSTQRRISDHYVRVGHGRDYADVAPLRGTYSGGASTMFVTVEMTQLG, from the coding sequence ATGCGGTTGAGCATCGATCACACGACCGGATTCAGCTACTCCAGCCCGGTCGCCTCGTCCTACAACGAGGCCAGGATGGTGCCGACCACCTCGCAGAACCAGACCGTGTGGAGCAGCCGGATCAGCATCGACCCCACCCCCTGGAGCTTCTCCTACCTGGACTACTGGGGGACCCGGGTGACCGCCTTCGAGCTGCACCAGCCTCACCAGCGGCTGACCGTCCAGGCGGAGTCGGTGGTGGAGACCCGGGGTGACGGCTCCCCCTGGGACGAGCAGCGGCTGGTGGCCGAGGATGATCTTGGTTGGTCGGCGCTGCGGGATCCGGGGGTGATCGCCTCGATGACGGAGTTCCTGACGATCACCGACCGCACCGCTCCGCCCGAGGAGCTGGCCCAGCTGACCCGAGACGTGGTGGCCGGTCAGCCACCGCGCCTGGCTGCGCTCGACGTCTGCCGGCTCATCGCCGATCGGCTCAGCTATCAGAAGGGCGCGACCGCAGTCACCAGCACAGCGCGGGAGGTGTGGGAGGGTGGCCGCGGCGTCTGCCAGGACTTCTCCCACGTCACCCTCGGGGCGCTTCGTGCTGTCGGCGTGCCGGCCCGTTACGTGTCCGGCTATCTGTATCCCGGCAGCGGCGAGCCCAACCACAAGATCATCGGCGAGAGCCACTCCTGGGTCGAATGGTGGTGCGGCAGCTGGGCCGCCTTCGACCCCAGCACCCAGCGCCGGATCTCCGACCACTACGTCCGCGTCGGGCACGGGCGCGACTACGCCGACGTCGCGCCGTTGCGCGGCACCTACTCCGGCGGCGCCTCTACGATGTTCGTCACCGTCGAGATGACCCAGCTGGGCTGA
- a CDS encoding YbjQ family protein, which yields MSNYGQNPPYGQNPYGQPQQPYGQPQQPYGRPGQQSPYGGQPGYGQPGQAPYGQQPGGWGQPGQQAPAQQGPYGQGQPSQGQPGQGQPGQWGQPELPKAKLVERSLPVVTMESVPGREIDRVIGEAVGVIARLRELPRELRTGSQVDSYAAMLTQSRQDAVGRLVEMAQAAGADAVVGLRFDCSEITQSLSEVSAYGTAVTLKPLPGSQDGPESGQAAAGDADTTGLRIPTADSGQPDTSAPDTSAADSAPADQQWPSAPWPPPQQQG from the coding sequence ATGAGCAACTACGGCCAGAACCCCCCTTACGGTCAGAACCCCTATGGTCAGCCGCAGCAGCCGTACGGCCAGCCGCAGCAGCCGTACGGCCGGCCGGGTCAGCAGTCCCCCTACGGTGGCCAGCCGGGCTACGGGCAGCCGGGGCAGGCACCCTACGGTCAACAGCCCGGTGGGTGGGGCCAGCCGGGCCAACAGGCGCCGGCTCAGCAGGGTCCGTACGGTCAGGGCCAGCCGAGCCAGGGACAGCCCGGTCAGGGCCAGCCGGGCCAGTGGGGCCAGCCCGAGCTGCCCAAGGCCAAGCTGGTGGAGCGAAGCCTGCCGGTGGTCACGATGGAGTCCGTCCCTGGCCGGGAGATCGACCGGGTGATCGGCGAGGCCGTCGGAGTGATCGCTCGGCTGCGTGAGCTGCCCCGGGAGCTGCGTACCGGAAGCCAGGTCGACTCCTACGCGGCGATGCTGACCCAGTCCCGCCAGGACGCCGTCGGTCGGCTGGTCGAGATGGCCCAGGCGGCAGGTGCCGACGCCGTCGTCGGCCTCCGGTTCGACTGCAGCGAGATCACCCAGTCGCTCAGCGAGGTGTCCGCCTACGGCACCGCCGTCACACTCAAACCGCTGCCCGGCAGCCAGGATGGCCCGGAGTCGGGACAGGCCGCGGCCGGCGACGCCGACACCACCGGGCTGCGCATCCCCACCGCCGACTCCGGCCAACCGGACACGTCGGCGCCGGACACGTCGGCGGCGGACTCGGCGCCGGCCGACCAGCAGTGGCCGTCGGCGCCGTGGCCGCCGCCGCAGCAGCAGGGCTGA
- a CDS encoding DUF5302 domain-containing protein → MSADKKPSKKTAAQMPEDETKRKFREALEAKQGRHGEDHVDADPHPPLHSHGPVNEKRVFRRKTG, encoded by the coding sequence ATGAGCGCCGACAAGAAGCCATCCAAGAAGACGGCAGCCCAAATGCCTGAAGACGAGACGAAACGGAAGTTCCGTGAGGCGCTGGAGGCGAAGCAGGGACGTCATGGCGAGGACCACGTCGACGCCGATCCGCATCCTCCGCTGCACAGTCACGGGCCGGTGAACGAGAAGCGGGTCTTCCGGCGCAAGACCGGCTAG